The Quercus robur chromosome 7, dhQueRobu3.1, whole genome shotgun sequence genome has a segment encoding these proteins:
- the LOC126691775 gene encoding uncharacterized protein LOC126691775, giving the protein MDADFVKRNNDLQGRRLSLIDVSSEDDSLLFNSSFSESLHHSFSENEEHGSVELMESVDTNTLEDTFGTFEHMEQVPQPSESKEPEMTTKNRKCNLRKSLAWDSAFFTSAGVLEPEELSSIIEGVEGVEKHKLPGIQEEIHRSAESISTLESLESKSLTLEGLEAGLFEDVRASIQKSSAASNVANARSTAVPAVTGIQSIRSSKKVDFVSRNKIKAKSTSNKSNVGLQGPGKMTKPVFGGPHVSQSFAKRGEPTSLAKRPKVGKDSPSSTTLTKRASIGGHHVKIVKDDARSAIGRVALVPKLPASGGLRNVVPRPTESSKSSSLGSSNATKTLPTSSSFDSSGSASSDNSCISTQNSMKRKIESGSGNPPSFGSTSKTPSRTPSRAPSINKVQSGSSHLSHLMSVPKLTPNTSPASSISEWSSESSSSCSTVKQMSNNSRVSFDATSCKGISIDSDATHVLESQKHCNEQGSVGLETHVAGLLGQCVKRASIGSGALLHPASAKPSGLRLPSPKIGFFDGAKLAGRTPPGRIPSHPVVPSGLPKIGAGSVRPNGGPNEATIGKPVRTLTAIRNVKPDPQPTSLNMKPKSPTPLPESPFAAIQGSSASRNVKTCPGKSPKAQNRISPKTVGKSQLKVEKIESEGCDVGICDSETKGSAYRLDMKVTPINAGLNTGDSGTISYIVNINPGQKVGEDAIYDLHNPKYDVHLNDSTYEKEKLNFEDQVDGLSRQVGSMDINKEIQNNLIGDSLSRLNAGSKDDSDSLELSSQRELHDFSQQDENLKCLSKPTPSLSPSMFEVTVSPRIPFSVKDSYCNMDGLFDVSTGSTVVKEAEKTPNLTLLESSLKENS; this is encoded by the exons ATGGACGCCGATTTCGTCAAGAGAAACAACGATCTTCAAGGCAGACGCCTCAGTCTCATCGATGTCTCCTCAGAGGACGATTCTCTCTTATTCAATTCCTCCTTCTCTGAATCGCTCCACCATTCTTTTTCAG AAAATGAGGAACATGGAAGTGTTGAGTTGATGGAGTCCGTGGATACAAACACATTAGAGGACACATTTGGCACTTTTGAACATATGGAACAGGTGCCTCAACCATCTGAATCAAAGGAACCAGAAATGACAACAAAAAATCGCAAATGTAACTTGCGCAAAAGTTTAGCGTGGGATAGTGCTTTCTTCACAAGTGCAG GTGTTCTGGAACCGGAGGAGTTGTCTAGCATCATCGAAGGAGTTGAGGGCGTTGAAAAACATAAATTACCCGGGATTCAAGAGGAGATACACAGATCTGCCGAGTCAATCTCTACTTTGGAAAGCTTAGAAAGCAAGTCTTTGACATTAGAAGGTCTTGAGGCTGGTTTGTTTGAAGACGTAAGAGCTTCAATCCAGAAATCCAGTGCTGCATCCAATGTGGCAAATGCAAGAAGCACAGCTGTACCAGCAGTGACTGGAATCCAAAGTATTCGTT CTTCAAAGAAGGTGGACTTTGTTTCTCGAAATAAG ATTAAGGCCAAATCAACTTCCAACAAGTCAAATGTAGGTTTGCAAGGACCAGGGAAAATGACAAAGCCAGTTTTTGGTGGTCCACATGTATCTCAG TCCTTTGCCAAGAGGGGAGAGCCTACATCTCTTGCAAAGCGACCAAAGGTAGGCAAGGACAGTCCCAGCTCAACTACATTAACCAAGAGGGCCTCAATAGGTGGTCACCATGTTAAAATTGTAAAGGATGATGCAAGAAGTGCAATTG GTAGAGTGGCTTTAGTGCCTAAATTACCTGCATCGGGTGGTTTACGAAATGTTGTTCCTAGGCCCACAGAATCATCTAAATCCTCTTCTTTGGGTTCATCAAATGCAACCAAGACACTACCAACTTCTTCCTCGTTTGATAGTTCTGGAAGTGCTTCTTCTGACAACAGTTGTATATCTACCCAAAATtccatgaaaagaaaaattgaatctGGAAGTGGTAACCCACCTTCATTTGGTTCAACCTCCAAAACACCATCCAGAACACCATCCAGAGCACCATCAATAAATAAAGTTCAGTCTGGCAgttctcatctctctcatttgATGTCTGTGCCCAAGCTCACCCCTAATACTTCACCTGCTAGCTCTATCAGTGAATGGTCCTCAGAGTCATCATCGTCATGTTCTACTGTTAAACAAATGTCAAATAATTCAAGAGTTAGCTTTGACGCTACTTCTTGCAAAGGGATCTCCATAGATAGTGATGCAACTCATGTTTTGGAGTCTCAGAAACATTGTAACGAGCAAGGTTCAGTTGGGCTCGAAACTCACGTGGCTGGATTGCTTGGTCAATGTGTAAAGAGAGCTTCAATAGGAAGTGGTGCACTTCTTCATCCAGCTTCTGCAAAACCTTCTGGTCTTCGGTTGCCATCACCTAAAATTGGCTTCTTTGATGGG GCTAAACTGGCAGGACGCACTCCACCAGGAAGAATACCATCTCATCCTGTGGTACCCAGTGGCTTGCCTAAAATTGGAGCAGGGAGTGTTAGACCAAATGGAGGCCCAAACGAGGCAACGATTGGAAAACCTGTCAGAACTCTAACAGCCATCAGGAATGTAAAACCTGATCCTCAGCCAACTTCCTTGAATATGAAACCTAAATCTCCAACACCTCTTCCAGAATCACCATTTGCTGCAATCCAAGGCTCTAGTGCGTCAAGGAATGTCAAAACTTGTCCCGGAAAATCTCCTAAAGCTCAAAACAGAATATCTCCTAAAACTGTTGGAAAAAGTCAGCTGAAGGTAGAGAAAATTGAATCTGAAGGATGTGATGTTGGTATATGTGATTCAGAAACCAAGGGAAGTGCCTACAGATTGGATATGAAGGTCACTCCTATTAATGCAGGACTTAATACTGGTGATTCAGGTACCATTTCTTATATTGTAAATATAAACCCAGGTCAGAAAGTGGGTGAAGATGCAATATATGACCTACACAATCCCAAGTATGATGTGCATTTAAATGATAGCACTTATGAGAAGGAAAAGTTAAATTTTGAAGATCAAGTTGATGGTTTGAGCAGACAAGTTGGATCTATGGATATAAATAAGGAGATTCAGAACAATCTCATTGGTGATTCTCTTTCTCGGTTAAATGCTGGCAGCAAAGATGATTCTGATTCTCTGGAGTTGTCCAGTCAGAGGGAGCTTCATGACTTTTCTCAACAGGATGAAAACTTGAAATGTTTGTCGAAACCTACCCCCTCTCTTTCTCCCAGCATGTTTGAAGTTACAGTTAGTCCGAGGATACCTTTTTCTGTTAAGGATTCTTATTGCAATATGGATGGATTGTTTGATGTTTCAACAGGATCTACAGTGGTAAAAGAGGCAGAGAAGACACCCAACTTGACTTTGCTAGAAAGCAGTCTGAAAGAGAACAGCTGA